The Mucilaginibacter terrenus genome has a segment encoding these proteins:
- a CDS encoding SDR family NAD(P)-dependent oxidoreductase — translation MDLQLKNKKALVTGSTAGIGYATALQLAKEGAEVIVNGRTAERVNLAVDRIKTESGNEKVTGIAADFSDVKSISNLISSLPQVDILVNNVAIFEPKAFVDIDDEDWLRFYEINVMSGIRLSRAYFPEMLAQGWGRIIFISSESAVQIPDEMIHYGMTKTAQLAIARGLAELTKGTAVTVNSVMPGPTMSEGVGGFIENLAKDQNTTTSKVQEDFFKTVRPTSIIQRFLETSEIANIVTYLSSPLASATNGAAIRAEGGLLKGML, via the coding sequence ATGGATTTACAATTAAAAAACAAGAAAGCACTGGTTACCGGCTCAACTGCTGGAATTGGTTATGCCACAGCCTTACAACTTGCAAAAGAAGGCGCAGAAGTGATCGTTAACGGGCGTACAGCGGAAAGAGTGAACCTCGCAGTAGACCGTATCAAGACAGAATCAGGGAACGAGAAAGTCACAGGGATCGCCGCAGATTTCTCTGATGTCAAATCCATCAGTAATTTGATCAGCTCGTTGCCGCAGGTTGATATACTGGTCAACAATGTTGCTATTTTTGAACCAAAAGCCTTCGTAGACATTGATGACGAGGATTGGCTTCGGTTCTACGAAATTAACGTCATGAGTGGCATACGCTTATCTCGCGCATATTTTCCCGAAATGCTTGCTCAAGGATGGGGCAGAATCATTTTTATATCAAGTGAATCTGCAGTTCAGATCCCTGACGAAATGATTCATTACGGCATGACCAAGACTGCACAACTGGCGATAGCCCGTGGTCTGGCTGAGCTGACTAAGGGTACAGCGGTCACCGTTAATTCAGTGATGCCGGGTCCCACCATGTCGGAAGGGGTGGGCGGTTTTATAGAAAATCTCGCTAAAGACCAGAATACAACAACCTCTAAGGTACAGGAGGACTTCTTCAAAACTGTCCGGCCAACTTCCATCATTCAGCGTTTTCTTGAAACCAGTGAGATTGCCAATATCGTGACTTACCTATCTAGCCCACTCGCTTCGGCCACTAATGGCGCGGCTATCCGAGCAGAGGGTGGTTTACTCAAAGGTATGCTTTAA
- a CDS encoding tetratricopeptide repeat-containing sensor histidine kinase has protein sequence MTVMLKKLLIIFTFLIYVVNSSFGQQKLIRQLQNTQSDTARLRLFQQLGDLYQNRRHGKNFPDLDTASSYYLKALALSDRVSDTSKYSKYELLMRLGEIAISRNDVTKGTTYFKQSADHYHQKGIPEFEAKVWERLGTKLNYPTDADLHVPQYYLKAINIYQKLHNIDKVIRLYFAIAINHYYKKNTAGSEKLCLEVISKYKDTKYRNLELLYHQLALINRYNGNLNKALAYSLNGIKRMESTKDSTYAHVMFGEVAQVYQAIGDQNESIYYYKKTIAIRERLNMPQQFIFRTAGFVVQMLVSQNKAAEGLSYIQSLEKKHTPDSDYEAGMIAQAKAYCYDALGKTSMAEKNYLIMMYGLGRDSTDLGAIAHLDIAKFYADHKKFTQAAKYLEKLVPIDAFMSRDKEGLLAKVDSFNNQYVSAIDHFQRYKVINDSIFNIAKTKQIQQLQVEYETENKDKDIKLLKSNNLIQQGKVQQANYVRNVTLAGILLLALFLAFLYKGYRFKQRKNESLNQLITEKDGLLVEKDKLLVEKQWLLKEIHHRVKNNLAIVMGLLNRQSAYIDNEVALAAIKNSQNRMRSIALIHQKLYQSECLDLIQMPEYIEELIGHLKDSFDLGSRIIFEKTIDPIALDVSQAVPIGLIINEAVTNAIKYAFPNNVEGVIYISLIQTGTKQNELRIKDCGPGFNRGINPTKFNSLGMNLMKGLSKQINGRFALEEDNGITIKIVFETEEFVATASSSSKPG, from the coding sequence ATGACCGTTATGCTAAAAAAATTACTCATCATCTTTACCTTTTTGATCTACGTTGTCAATTCCTCATTCGGGCAACAAAAATTGATCCGGCAACTACAAAACACACAATCGGACACCGCCCGGTTAAGATTATTTCAACAGTTAGGAGACTTGTATCAAAATAGACGGCACGGCAAGAACTTCCCGGATCTTGACACTGCAAGTAGTTATTATTTGAAAGCGCTTGCACTGAGTGACCGGGTTTCAGATACATCGAAATATAGCAAATATGAGTTGCTCATGCGGTTGGGTGAGATTGCCATCAGTCGGAACGATGTGACAAAAGGGACCACCTACTTTAAACAGTCTGCGGATCATTATCATCAAAAGGGAATCCCTGAATTTGAAGCTAAGGTCTGGGAAAGGTTAGGAACCAAACTGAATTATCCAACCGATGCTGATCTCCATGTGCCGCAGTATTATTTGAAAGCGATTAACATCTATCAAAAGCTTCATAACATCGACAAAGTGATTCGGCTATATTTCGCGATCGCGATAAACCACTACTATAAGAAGAATACTGCTGGATCAGAAAAACTATGCCTCGAGGTTATCTCCAAATATAAAGATACAAAATACCGGAATCTGGAACTACTGTATCATCAGCTAGCACTGATCAACCGATATAATGGTAATCTCAATAAAGCTTTGGCCTATTCCCTAAACGGAATAAAACGCATGGAATCAACCAAAGATTCTACTTATGCACACGTAATGTTCGGTGAAGTTGCGCAGGTTTATCAAGCGATCGGCGACCAAAATGAGAGCATATATTATTATAAAAAGACAATCGCGATCAGAGAGCGGTTGAATATGCCCCAACAATTCATTTTCAGGACGGCCGGATTTGTTGTTCAAATGTTAGTCTCGCAAAACAAGGCAGCTGAAGGTCTATCTTATATCCAGAGCCTTGAAAAAAAGCATACACCGGATAGCGATTATGAAGCCGGGATGATCGCGCAAGCGAAGGCTTATTGCTATGATGCTTTAGGAAAGACCAGCATGGCCGAAAAAAATTATCTGATCATGATGTATGGTCTTGGCCGTGACTCAACAGATCTTGGTGCGATAGCGCATTTGGACATAGCGAAATTTTATGCTGATCATAAGAAGTTCACGCAAGCTGCCAAATACCTTGAAAAATTAGTTCCTATAGACGCTTTTATGTCAAGGGATAAGGAAGGATTGTTGGCTAAAGTAGACTCTTTCAACAACCAATACGTTTCTGCTATTGACCATTTTCAACGTTATAAAGTGATCAATGATTCGATATTTAACATCGCAAAGACCAAACAAATCCAGCAGCTTCAAGTTGAATACGAGACCGAAAACAAGGATAAGGATATCAAGCTACTTAAAAGTAATAATTTGATCCAGCAGGGAAAGGTCCAACAGGCTAATTATGTCCGCAACGTGACGCTTGCCGGGATACTTTTGCTCGCACTTTTTTTGGCTTTTCTCTATAAAGGTTACCGCTTCAAACAGCGTAAGAATGAATCTTTGAACCAATTGATCACCGAAAAAGATGGATTACTTGTTGAGAAAGATAAGCTTTTGGTGGAGAAGCAATGGCTTTTAAAAGAGATTCATCATCGCGTTAAAAATAACCTGGCAATCGTAATGGGATTATTGAACCGCCAATCAGCCTATATTGATAATGAGGTAGCACTTGCTGCAATAAAAAACAGTCAGAACCGGATGCGTTCCATCGCCCTGATCCATCAAAAACTTTATCAATCGGAATGTTTAGATTTAATTCAGATGCCGGAATATATCGAGGAACTGATCGGTCATTTAAAAGATAGCTTCGACCTGGGTTCTCGTATTATATTCGAAAAGACTATCGATCCAATAGCTTTAGATGTTTCGCAAGCGGTTCCGATAGGCCTTATCATTAATGAAGCCGTAACCAATGCTATAAAATATGCATTTCCCAACAATGTGGAAGGGGTAATATACATCAGCCTAATACAAACCGGCACAAAGCAGAATGAACTTAGAATTAAAGATTGTGGACCTGGGTTTAATAGGGGCATCAATCCTACAAAGTTTAATTCTCTTGGTATGAATTTGATGAAGGGATTAAGCAAACAGATCAACGGCAGATTCGCGCTAGAGGAGGACAATGGAATTACCATCAAAATCGTTTTTGAAACCGAAGAATTTGTCGCAACCGCCAGTTCTTCAAGCAAACCGGGTTAA
- a CDS encoding alpha/beta fold hydrolase — protein MKTIIKIKHLFLMLLLAVTVSNLFAATKPANPPSNFKHQYATVNGVKLHYVIGGKGEPLLLIHGFGQNWYMWNRLLPELSKHYTVIAPDMRGVGESGKPAAGYDKKNMAIDMHELTKKLGFNHVNVVGHDIGLMVAYAYAAQFPNDVKKLALLDALLPGIEPVWSQVKSQAWWFGFFAQPHAGELVSGKVGLFLTDFWPVVGFKNNSFTKAERAEFIRAYSVPGATTGAFHWFGYFSQDAKDNVEFAKNKITMPVLTMGSDHFAGPFLATHTRLVATNVQESVIKDSGHWVVQENTAQVQKDLLAFLVK, from the coding sequence ATGAAAACAATAATTAAAATCAAACATCTGTTTTTAATGCTGCTGCTGGCAGTTACCGTATCAAATTTATTCGCCGCTACAAAGCCAGCAAATCCGCCTTCAAATTTCAAGCACCAATATGCAACCGTTAACGGTGTAAAGTTACACTACGTTATCGGCGGTAAAGGCGAGCCATTGCTATTGATCCATGGCTTTGGTCAAAACTGGTACATGTGGAATCGGTTGCTGCCTGAACTATCAAAACACTATACGGTGATTGCGCCCGATATGCGTGGTGTAGGTGAATCAGGAAAGCCGGCTGCGGGTTATGACAAAAAGAACATGGCTATAGATATGCATGAATTGACCAAAAAGTTAGGCTTCAATCATGTTAATGTTGTCGGTCATGATATCGGCTTGATGGTAGCTTACGCTTATGCCGCTCAATTTCCCAATGATGTTAAAAAATTAGCTTTGCTTGATGCGCTGCTCCCTGGCATTGAGCCGGTATGGAGCCAGGTAAAATCTCAAGCTTGGTGGTTTGGTTTTTTTGCACAGCCGCACGCCGGTGAATTGGTATCAGGTAAAGTTGGTCTTTTTTTAACGGATTTTTGGCCGGTGGTAGGCTTTAAAAACAATTCTTTTACAAAGGCTGAACGCGCTGAATTTATCCGCGCCTATTCGGTTCCCGGTGCGACCACCGGTGCTTTCCATTGGTTCGGTTATTTTAGCCAGGATGCCAAGGATAACGTGGAATTTGCAAAAAACAAAATTACAATGCCGGTGCTGACCATGGGCTCTGACCATTTTGCAGGTCCGTTCCTGGCTACGCACACAAGGCTGGTGGCCACCAATGTCCAGGAGTCAGTCATTAAGGATTCTGGTCACTGGGTCGTACAGGAAAATACGGCTCAGGTTCAAAAGGATCTCCTGGCATTCTTGGTTAAATAA
- a CDS encoding MBL fold metallo-hydrolase, whose translation MKTIKLKILLVCLLVSGARAFAQLPPVVPIWDANKVTLSLKKVADDVYAIIPETASTETTKGIPQATTGGFIVGDKGVLLIEVMMTKRLFDQEIKLIRSVTDKPILYAVNTSDHGDHCFSNYLLPSDTQIIQNEFAKENLAKNYDGIKQFMVGLFGAGRGIENSVYRPANIVIPKNSNMKIDMGGGKVIELLNISPAQSQADLFVWMPAQKVFWSGNPFIAESPAIPWLFDGVFLEPAANLRKVYDFLPEDAVVIPGHGRITNKAGIKYTIDYVEELKKEVKEAVTNGLTLEQTKSLVTMKEFDKGYVLFNWLHYNFNLPNAYKDISANSKN comes from the coding sequence ATGAAAACAATTAAACTCAAAATTTTACTGGTCTGTCTCCTGGTGAGCGGCGCCAGAGCTTTTGCTCAGTTACCGCCGGTGGTACCGATATGGGATGCGAATAAGGTGACTTTAAGTCTTAAAAAGGTTGCTGATGATGTCTATGCGATCATTCCTGAAACGGCTTCAACAGAAACCACTAAAGGCATACCACAAGCGACGACCGGGGGCTTTATCGTCGGTGATAAAGGCGTCCTGCTCATAGAGGTAATGATGACCAAAAGACTGTTTGATCAGGAGATCAAACTAATACGGTCTGTAACAGATAAGCCAATTCTGTACGCTGTCAATACGAGTGACCACGGAGACCACTGCTTTAGCAATTATCTCCTGCCGTCTGATACTCAAATCATTCAAAATGAATTTGCAAAGGAAAATCTTGCAAAAAATTACGATGGGATCAAGCAGTTTATGGTTGGATTGTTCGGTGCCGGCCGCGGTATTGAGAATTCAGTTTACCGGCCTGCAAATATTGTCATCCCTAAAAATAGTAATATGAAGATCGATATGGGTGGAGGTAAGGTGATCGAACTGTTGAATATCAGTCCCGCACAGTCACAGGCAGACCTTTTCGTCTGGATGCCCGCGCAAAAGGTCTTTTGGTCTGGCAATCCTTTTATAGCTGAAAGTCCAGCGATACCATGGTTGTTCGACGGGGTCTTTCTTGAACCTGCCGCTAATCTCCGGAAAGTATATGATTTTCTGCCGGAAGATGCTGTTGTCATACCCGGACACGGCCGTATTACCAACAAAGCAGGAATCAAGTATACCATCGATTATGTAGAGGAACTAAAAAAGGAAGTAAAAGAAGCAGTAACAAATGGCCTGACACTGGAGCAAACCAAATCTCTCGTGACGATGAAAGAATTTGATAAAGGTTATGTATTGTTCAACTGGCTTCATTACAATTTTAATCTTCCAAACGCCTACAAGGATATCAGTGCGAACTCTAAAAATTAA